One Alicyclobacillus acidoterrestris DNA window includes the following coding sequences:
- a CDS encoding arylamine N-acetyltransferase: MRKSKKKAVTTSTKSGTRPPKRRGGYCYELNGLLNWLLQTIGFSVSMVIWPCTPRGWNILSRI; encoded by the coding sequence CTGCGTAAATCGAAGAAAAAGGCCGTCACGACATCTACGAAGAGCGGGACAAGGCCCCCGAAGCGGCGCGGCGGATATTGCTATGAATTGAACGGGCTGCTGAACTGGCTGCTCCAGACCATTGGATTTTCTGTATCTATGGTTATCTGGCCGTGTACGCCGAGAGGATGGAACATTCTGTCCAGAATTTGA
- a CDS encoding transposase: MGDIKRFNNHSALAKYAGLVWNQYQSGEYEADETSRMRTGNKYLRYYLIQAADKVRRYDSEYAAFYQKKHDEALKHKHKRALVLTARKLVRLVFTLLTTNQLYTPPERRG; this comes from the coding sequence ATTGGCGATATTAAGCGATTTAATAACCACAGTGCACTCGCCAAGTACGCGGGACTCGTATGGAACCAGTATCAATCTGGCGAATACGAAGCTGACGAAACGTCGCGCATGCGAACTGGCAACAAATATCTGCGATATTACCTGATTCAGGCTGCGGATAAGGTCCGTAGATATGACTCGGAATACGCAGCGTTTTACCAAAAAAAGCACGATGAAGCATTGAAGCATAAGCACAAAAGAGCACTCGTCCTGACTGCACGAAAACTGGTACGCTTGGTGTTCACACTACTGACCACCAATCAGCTGTACACACCACCGGAGCGGAGGGGATAG
- a CDS encoding GNAT family N-acetyltransferase, which produces MPLEVQRIFEQVTTSRLILRTPSLEDAPAVFSIEGDPETNKYRPTGPMVDLGEAVKTIDRWREDWLTNGYGYWSIVIPRTSELVGIGGIRKMIWREQDILNLYYRFAPKAWGNGYATEVARVAVQMAVAYLPELPVVARIRPENSASIRVAQRVGLERRKDLDTDEHLVFAAGWSNQG; this is translated from the coding sequence GTGCCGCTCGAAGTTCAGCGTATCTTTGAACAGGTAACAACTTCTAGACTAATTCTTCGGACCCCTTCACTGGAAGATGCTCCTGCAGTGTTTTCCATTGAGGGGGACCCTGAAACAAACAAGTACCGTCCCACTGGTCCGATGGTAGACCTAGGTGAAGCCGTAAAAACCATTGATCGATGGCGGGAGGACTGGCTGACTAATGGATACGGATATTGGAGTATCGTCATACCTCGTACATCGGAACTCGTTGGAATCGGGGGAATTAGGAAGATGATCTGGCGGGAACAAGATATATTGAACCTTTACTATCGGTTTGCGCCTAAGGCTTGGGGCAACGGTTATGCTACAGAAGTTGCTCGGGTAGCAGTACAAATGGCTGTTGCCTACCTTCCTGAATTACCCGTGGTAGCTCGGATTCGCCCTGAGAATAGCGCATCTATACGAGTCGCCCAGAGAGTAGGACTTGAACGCCGAAAGGACCTTGATACTGACGAACATCTGGTATTTGCTGCGGGGTGGTCAAACCAGGGCTAG
- a CDS encoding maleate cis-trans isomerase family protein yields the protein MAKNYRIGLIVPSSNTTMETEIPAMLGWRMKHMPEETFTFHSSRMRMMHVTPEQLKAMDTESDRCAVELSDARCDVLAYACLVAIMCQGPGYHQSSERRLSHIADENGGTKNVISSAGALIDGIRTLGAKRIALIAPYMKPLTKTVIEYIEAEGIEVTDSISLEIPDNLEVGRQNPLNLVDIVDRLDYSQADAVVLSVCVQMPSLEAIQKVEDKIGLPVLSAATSTVYQILKGLKLNTFVPNAGRLLSGAY from the coding sequence TTGGCAAAGAATTATCGAATTGGCCTAATTGTTCCGAGTTCTAACACAACCATGGAAACGGAGATTCCTGCGATGCTGGGATGGCGGATGAAGCATATGCCAGAAGAGACCTTCACCTTTCACTCCAGCCGGATGCGCATGATGCACGTCACGCCTGAACAACTAAAGGCCATGGACACTGAGAGTGACAGATGCGCAGTTGAACTATCCGACGCCCGCTGCGACGTGTTGGCATACGCGTGTTTAGTCGCGATTATGTGCCAAGGGCCGGGCTATCACCAATCGTCGGAACGGCGGCTTTCCCACATCGCTGACGAAAACGGTGGGACCAAAAATGTAATCAGCAGCGCTGGCGCCCTCATTGACGGCATTCGCACCCTAGGTGCAAAAAGAATTGCGCTCATCGCGCCTTATATGAAACCGCTGACAAAGACGGTCATTGAATATATCGAAGCGGAGGGCATCGAGGTGACGGACTCCATTAGTCTGGAAATTCCCGATAACCTTGAGGTCGGACGACAGAATCCGTTAAATTTAGTCGATATCGTCGACCGACTGGATTACAGCCAAGCCGATGCTGTCGTATTATCGGTGTGTGTGCAGATGCCATCTCTGGAAGCGATTCAAAAGGTAGAAGACAAGATTGGTCTACCAGTCCTGTCTGCGGCGACCTCCACCGTCTATCAAATCCTCAAAGGTTTGAAATTAAATACATTTGTACCCAACGCCGGCCGCTTACTGTCAGGCGCCTACTGA
- a CDS encoding RluA family pseudouridine synthase produces the protein MAKEITMTVSKPQDLLPFLLEQFSNKGRNKVKMMLTRGQVMVDGRIITRHDHKLEPQQTVKVLGTASGMGEVLHGIRILFEDEHLLVIDKPPGLLSIATDQEHERTAYRILTNHVRAASKDNRIFIVHRLDRETSGVMMFAKHESVQQALQNSWRDSVLNRTYVAVVEGEVAKSEGTIETWLKESGTKTMFVSRPGDGVKAVTSFKRLETNGTFSLLELHLQTGRKNQIRVHMQSIGHPVVGDRRYGSRQNPIGRLGLHARLLTFRHPVTEEILTFETAIPVAFRRLFSQRNAPKG, from the coding sequence ATGGCAAAGGAAATCACAATGACGGTTTCAAAACCGCAAGATCTCCTTCCTTTTTTATTGGAACAGTTCTCAAACAAGGGTCGTAATAAAGTCAAAATGATGTTGACGCGTGGGCAAGTGATGGTAGACGGCAGAATAATTACGCGTCATGATCACAAGCTCGAACCGCAGCAGACGGTCAAGGTGTTGGGAACGGCGTCGGGCATGGGCGAGGTGCTGCACGGCATCCGTATATTGTTTGAGGATGAGCACTTGTTGGTTATCGACAAGCCGCCAGGGTTGTTGTCTATCGCTACAGATCAGGAGCACGAGCGCACAGCGTACCGCATTTTGACCAATCACGTTCGGGCGGCGTCGAAGGACAACCGCATTTTCATTGTGCATCGGCTCGACAGGGAGACCTCAGGTGTGATGATGTTTGCGAAGCACGAATCTGTTCAGCAGGCGCTACAGAACTCCTGGCGGGATAGTGTTCTCAATCGCACGTATGTGGCGGTGGTTGAGGGGGAAGTGGCGAAATCAGAGGGCACGATTGAGACGTGGTTAAAAGAGAGTGGCACAAAGACCATGTTTGTCAGTCGCCCGGGAGACGGTGTCAAGGCTGTCACCAGTTTCAAGCGATTAGAGACGAACGGCACCTTTTCGTTGCTGGAGTTGCATTTGCAAACGGGTAGAAAGAACCAGATTCGCGTGCATATGCAAAGTATCGGTCATCCGGTGGTCGGAGACAGGCGCTATGGATCGCGACAAAACCCGATTGGCCGCCTAGGGCTGCATGCGCGACTGCTTACATTCCGCCATCCGGTGACAGAGGAGATACTGACGTTTGAGACGGCCATCCCTGTCGCGTTTCGGCGATTGTTCAGCCAGCGGAACGCCCCAAAGGGGTGA
- a CDS encoding putative bifunctional diguanylate cyclase/phosphodiesterase has protein sequence MIQFDYTIETLLNTLPDFIAFKDGEGRWILANPVALEVFHLTNVDYVGKRDSELGTHVPFMMEALRHCEATDEAVWRQGETVRGKESIPQPDGRVRIFDTIKIPTFYPDGRRKVLIVVGRDITDFVHSRKDLEQSRQRYQSLYHDNPNPTFSVDLSGRITTVNAKMETLLGYTANELVGRTTSFLVGDEDVSRCEEFFRETLLGNRHVVEIGVVTKSGRQIQLEVHGVPMIVDGEVVGIYGVAQDVSDRTRAEQIIYHLAFYDPLTGLANRAMLTNRISDAIADLGAGHALAVLFIDLDHFKSLNDTRGHSMGDLLLKRVAQRLQACVPASGTICRLGGDEFIVLLPRLKEACEAITVAKRILDTFSEPWDLGGECVYITGSIGIAMGTDNTVDAEQLIRNADMAMYDAKDKGKNTYRLFDSSLSEKLQRKVELETALRQALAQDMFTVCYQPQFDMATRRIIGAEALLRWNHPRGVYPTNELIQVAEETGLIVPIGLWVLRTVCRQAKQWREAGHHPLRIYVNVSPRQFIDNRFVHHVQQILAETGMDGHALGLEITEGVIMRDVHYAQETLQALRDMGMKIDIDDFGTGYSSLAYLKRFPIDRIKIDQSFIRDVTNNEADLAIVKTIISLAHNFQIPAIAEGVETATQFQLLKQHGCDEAQGYFLGRPANSEDFNTHLGTAH, from the coding sequence GTGATCCAGTTTGACTACACCATCGAAACCCTTTTGAATACATTACCTGATTTCATTGCCTTTAAAGATGGCGAGGGTCGCTGGATCCTAGCCAATCCCGTCGCGCTAGAGGTATTCCACCTCACCAATGTGGACTACGTGGGCAAGCGCGATAGCGAACTGGGCACCCATGTTCCGTTCATGATGGAGGCATTGAGGCATTGTGAAGCCACCGATGAAGCAGTATGGCGGCAAGGCGAGACGGTGCGTGGCAAGGAATCGATTCCACAACCCGATGGACGCGTACGAATTTTCGATACGATAAAAATCCCGACGTTCTACCCAGACGGCCGACGCAAAGTTCTGATTGTTGTAGGCCGCGATATCACCGATTTTGTGCACAGTCGCAAAGATTTGGAGCAGAGCCGCCAACGTTACCAATCGCTGTATCACGACAACCCGAACCCCACGTTCTCCGTGGATTTATCCGGGAGAATCACCACGGTGAACGCGAAAATGGAAACGCTGTTAGGGTACACGGCAAACGAGCTAGTCGGGCGGACAACCTCGTTCCTCGTCGGTGACGAAGACGTATCGCGCTGTGAGGAGTTTTTTCGTGAAACGCTACTCGGAAATCGCCATGTGGTTGAGATTGGCGTCGTGACGAAGAGCGGCAGACAGATTCAGCTCGAAGTGCACGGCGTCCCCATGATTGTGGACGGCGAAGTCGTTGGCATCTACGGTGTGGCACAGGACGTGTCGGACCGCACGCGCGCGGAGCAAATTATCTACCACCTTGCATTTTACGATCCGCTCACTGGCCTCGCCAACCGCGCCATGCTGACTAACCGGATCAGCGACGCGATTGCCGATCTCGGCGCAGGACATGCACTCGCAGTTTTGTTCATCGACCTGGATCACTTCAAATCACTGAACGACACGCGCGGTCACTCCATGGGTGACTTGCTGCTCAAGCGAGTCGCCCAGCGCCTGCAGGCGTGCGTGCCCGCGAGTGGTACCATTTGCCGGCTCGGCGGCGACGAATTTATCGTCCTGCTACCGCGACTAAAAGAGGCTTGTGAAGCCATCACCGTGGCTAAACGCATTCTGGATACCTTTTCGGAACCATGGGATTTAGGGGGAGAATGTGTCTACATCACGGGCAGTATTGGCATTGCGATGGGAACGGACAATACCGTCGATGCAGAACAGCTCATCCGCAATGCGGACATGGCGATGTACGACGCAAAGGATAAAGGCAAAAACACGTATCGCTTATTTGACTCCAGTCTAAGCGAGAAATTGCAGCGCAAAGTCGAACTTGAGACCGCACTGCGGCAAGCCCTTGCGCAGGATATGTTCACGGTTTGTTACCAGCCGCAATTTGACATGGCGACGCGACGCATCATTGGCGCCGAGGCCCTGCTTCGCTGGAATCACCCGCGGGGCGTCTATCCGACCAATGAATTGATTCAGGTGGCAGAAGAGACAGGATTGATTGTGCCCATTGGCTTATGGGTACTGCGCACCGTCTGTCGTCAAGCGAAGCAGTGGCGGGAGGCCGGACATCATCCGCTGCGAATCTATGTCAATGTCTCCCCTCGGCAATTTATCGATAACCGATTTGTTCATCACGTGCAACAAATTCTTGCCGAAACGGGCATGGATGGACACGCGCTGGGCCTTGAGATCACGGAGGGCGTGATTATGCGAGACGTACATTACGCGCAAGAGACGCTCCAGGCACTGCGGGACATGGGCATGAAAATTGACATCGATGATTTCGGAACAGGCTACTCGTCCCTCGCGTACCTCAAGCGGTTCCCAATTGACAGAATTAAAATCGACCAGTCCTTCATTCGCGATGTCACAAATAACGAGGCAGATTTGGCGATTGTCAAAACCATCATCTCACTCGCCCATAACTTTCAAATCCCGGCGATTGCCGAGGGGGTGGAGACAGCGACGCAATTTCAGCTTCTAAAACAACACGGCTGTGACGAGGCACAAGGCTATTTCCTTGGCCGTCCCGCGAACAGCGAAGACTTCAACACCCATTTAGGGACCGCACACTAA
- a CDS encoding DoxX family protein translates to MFTTWLRSSRYASAVLMLLRVYLGWTFLHAGWDKLTDAKSFSAAGFLIHSLQHPVLGPDNHPAYPWYNAFLHGFAIPHADVFNFLIPWGEVLVGVGLILGVLTTAAAFFAMLMNFMYMFAGSISTNPMDILIGMFIIVGGYNAGFFGGDYWLVPYLRKLTRFVHTGQANRIETASAPRL, encoded by the coding sequence ATGTTTACCACGTGGTTGAGATCGAGCAGATATGCGTCCGCTGTGTTAATGCTGCTTCGGGTGTATCTTGGCTGGACTTTTCTTCATGCCGGTTGGGATAAGTTGACGGATGCCAAGTCGTTTAGCGCAGCGGGATTTCTCATCCACAGTCTACAACATCCTGTTCTCGGCCCCGATAATCATCCAGCGTATCCGTGGTACAACGCATTTCTCCACGGCTTTGCCATCCCTCATGCGGACGTGTTCAACTTCTTGATTCCATGGGGTGAAGTGCTTGTAGGGGTAGGGCTGATCCTTGGCGTGTTGACGACGGCCGCTGCGTTCTTCGCCATGTTGATGAACTTCATGTACATGTTCGCAGGCAGCATCTCGACCAATCCCATGGACATTCTGATTGGCATGTTTATCATTGTCGGAGGATACAATGCAGGATTCTTCGGAGGCGACTATTGGTTGGTTCCCTATCTCCGCAAACTGACTAGATTCGTCCATACAGGACAGGCAAATCGCATAGAGACTGCATCAGCACCACGCCTCTAA
- a CDS encoding NAD(P)-dependent alcohol dehydrogenase, translating to MNEHIPSKMKVAIMNQPLDIEIKEVDVPTISDSEALVKVMAVGVCGSDVHYYEHGRIGNFRVENPLILGHECAGIVVQVGKNVKHVKPGDRVAIEPGVPCGHCEYCKTGAYNLCPDVRFLATPPIDGAFAQYICHPADFLFPIPDSLSYEEAALNEPFSVGIHACQRIGLQPGTTVVIMGMGPVGLMAVVAAKAFGAKQIIVADLEPLRLQAAIHLGASHAVNIKEADPVQKIMELTGGKGAEYAFETAGNPTALQSALSSLKAGGKLAIVGLPQQDLIGFNVPFISDHEIDIYGIFRYANTYPLGIDILSSRIADVKSLLTDFYSLDQTQDALERARTNKSGSLKVIVYPNAITDTP from the coding sequence ATGAATGAACATATCCCATCGAAAATGAAAGTTGCCATCATGAATCAACCGCTGGATATTGAAATCAAGGAGGTAGACGTCCCCACTATCAGCGATTCAGAGGCTTTAGTAAAAGTCATGGCCGTAGGCGTCTGCGGATCAGATGTTCATTATTATGAGCATGGGCGAATCGGAAATTTCCGAGTTGAAAACCCCTTAATTCTAGGTCATGAATGCGCGGGAATCGTAGTCCAAGTGGGGAAAAATGTAAAACATGTAAAGCCAGGAGACAGAGTCGCCATTGAACCCGGCGTACCATGTGGACATTGCGAATACTGTAAGACCGGCGCATATAATTTGTGCCCTGACGTGCGATTCCTCGCAACGCCACCAATCGACGGTGCCTTTGCACAATATATCTGCCATCCGGCCGACTTTTTGTTCCCGATTCCTGATTCACTATCCTATGAAGAAGCGGCATTAAACGAGCCATTTTCGGTGGGGATTCACGCTTGTCAGCGGATCGGCCTACAACCAGGGACAACAGTTGTCATCATGGGAATGGGCCCCGTTGGTTTAATGGCCGTCGTCGCCGCAAAAGCCTTTGGGGCCAAACAAATCATTGTTGCTGACCTGGAGCCCTTGCGCCTGCAAGCTGCAATCCATTTGGGCGCTAGTCATGCTGTGAATATCAAAGAAGCGGATCCGGTTCAAAAAATCATGGAATTGACGGGCGGCAAGGGTGCGGAGTACGCCTTTGAGACCGCTGGCAACCCGACCGCTTTGCAATCCGCACTGAGTTCATTAAAAGCCGGGGGAAAACTAGCCATTGTAGGTTTACCACAACAGGACCTGATTGGATTCAATGTACCGTTCATTTCAGATCACGAGATCGACATCTACGGTATTTTTCGATACGCAAATACTTACCCACTTGGAATCGATATCCTCTCGTCGCGTATCGCAGATGTGAAATCTCTACTCACCGATTTTTACTCGTTGGATCAGACACAGGATGCACTAGAGCGAGCAAGAACAAACAAAAGTGGTTCGCTGAAGGTGATTGTCTACCCCAACGCCATCACAGACACCCCTTAA
- a CDS encoding MFS transporter produces the protein MASSEIQSELFGIPKRLFWGFIAIALFMVGDGIEQAFLSKYIVNIGFSTSQASLVSTVYGLMVVVASWFAAVLAEVYGPRVIMFCGVVLWIVFDIGFLTLGLGPKNYTMMLVMYGLRGTGYPFFLYGFLVGATHVTRKSRLSTMIGWFWCMYSIGIGVVGTYLPSFTIPSIGFMPTLWMSNIWIAVGGCLALVLTRNYFVVHKNGKSTKERFGRVVQDIGVVYRNPNIIKIFIVRIINQLSLFGLVVVFPILFTNRIGFTTQQWLWIWGAMNITLIFGDVFWGMVANRIGLRRQVMWFGCVGCGITTLLFYYLPVSNGPVFWIAVLVAVLFGVTESAFVPIFVIFTSLEPKHIGATLSAQNLAGGISNFAAPALATLILPFFNVVGVVWVFAILYFIGAAITLFVRVPEPGRNQLSRSRVLNESGSNVVGE, from the coding sequence ATGGCGTCTAGTGAAATACAAAGCGAGTTGTTCGGTATTCCAAAAAGGTTGTTTTGGGGCTTTATCGCCATCGCCTTATTCATGGTTGGCGATGGAATTGAGCAAGCCTTCTTGTCCAAATACATCGTCAACATTGGCTTTTCGACCAGCCAGGCCTCACTTGTATCCACCGTATATGGCTTGATGGTCGTTGTCGCGTCGTGGTTCGCAGCGGTCCTGGCGGAAGTCTATGGCCCTCGTGTCATCATGTTTTGCGGCGTTGTGTTGTGGATAGTATTTGATATTGGCTTTCTGACACTTGGGTTGGGACCGAAAAATTACACCATGATGCTTGTGATGTATGGGCTGCGTGGAACCGGTTACCCATTTTTCCTATACGGCTTCCTGGTTGGCGCGACGCACGTCACAAGGAAATCCAGACTATCGACCATGATCGGATGGTTCTGGTGTATGTATTCTATCGGCATTGGCGTTGTCGGCACCTACCTACCGAGTTTCACGATCCCATCCATCGGCTTTATGCCTACCCTATGGATGTCAAACATCTGGATTGCGGTCGGTGGATGTTTAGCGCTCGTACTGACGAGGAACTATTTTGTTGTTCATAAAAATGGAAAATCCACGAAAGAGCGGTTTGGGCGCGTTGTTCAAGATATTGGTGTGGTCTATCGCAATCCCAATATCATCAAAATATTCATCGTCCGAATCATCAATCAGCTATCTCTATTCGGGCTAGTGGTTGTATTCCCAATTTTATTTACCAATCGAATTGGTTTCACAACACAGCAATGGCTATGGATATGGGGAGCCATGAACATCACCTTGATTTTCGGCGACGTCTTCTGGGGCATGGTTGCGAATCGCATCGGGTTGCGCCGGCAAGTGATGTGGTTCGGCTGTGTCGGCTGTGGTATTACAACGCTGCTGTTTTACTATTTGCCCGTGAGCAATGGGCCTGTGTTTTGGATCGCCGTTCTCGTAGCCGTCTTGTTTGGCGTAACGGAATCTGCATTTGTCCCGATTTTTGTGATTTTCACATCCTTAGAACCGAAACATATCGGAGCTACACTGTCCGCACAAAACTTGGCCGGAGGCATTAGCAACTTCGCCGCGCCGGCACTAGCGACACTGATTTTGCCCTTTTTCAATGTGGTAGGCGTCGTCTGGGTATTCGCAATCCTATACTTTATCGGTGCCGCTATCACCCTTTTTGTGCGGGTCCCCGAGCCCGGAAGAAACCAATTATCCCGAAGCCGTGTCTTGAATGAAAGCGGATCCAATGTAGTGGGAGAATAA
- a CDS encoding LacI family DNA-binding transcriptional regulator, with translation MTKKPTLHDVAKAAGVSIATVSNVLNKKEKELSEQTRRKVLEAIQRLGYSPNQHARGLKKGKTNLIGFIIPDQNPFFMEILKGIHETCAEYDWQVIVACSEENEVRQNELVDIFISQQVSGIILVPVTSTLAGKDKWSNFPIVLLDREIEDSPFPSVSATNIEGCCQATERLAMNGHQRIGIILASPDISTTVQRRKGYEQALHAHGLRIEPDLITYGGEYGGTQSQINGGYRSTMHLLNLPQPATAIIAINHLLMLGALKAMKEMKVRVPDDVAFIGFDDHPWSEINTPQLTVVSQPAYDMGRQSIHILRALDEDKTARSIKLPMKLIIRESCGTATMM, from the coding sequence ATCACAAAGAAACCTACCCTACACGATGTAGCCAAGGCAGCGGGCGTCTCCATTGCAACCGTTTCCAATGTGCTCAACAAAAAAGAAAAGGAGTTAAGCGAACAAACTCGGAGAAAAGTGTTGGAAGCCATCCAACGTCTTGGTTATTCTCCAAACCAGCACGCGCGAGGACTAAAAAAGGGTAAGACAAACCTCATCGGATTTATCATTCCAGACCAGAACCCTTTTTTCATGGAAATTCTCAAAGGCATCCATGAGACTTGTGCGGAATACGACTGGCAAGTCATTGTGGCTTGTTCCGAAGAGAACGAAGTCCGACAGAACGAATTAGTCGATATTTTCATATCCCAACAGGTAAGCGGTATCATCCTGGTTCCTGTAACGTCTACACTGGCCGGCAAAGACAAATGGTCTAATTTCCCGATCGTGTTACTTGATCGCGAAATTGAGGATTCTCCATTTCCGTCAGTAAGTGCGACAAATATTGAGGGTTGCTGCCAAGCTACAGAGAGGCTGGCGATGAACGGTCATCAGCGAATTGGCATTATCCTTGCTTCACCGGATATTAGTACGACAGTACAGCGGCGAAAGGGGTACGAGCAGGCTTTGCATGCACATGGCCTGCGCATTGAACCAGACCTGATTACGTATGGTGGAGAATATGGTGGAACGCAATCTCAAATCAACGGCGGATATCGTTCAACCATGCATCTACTGAATTTGCCGCAACCAGCCACAGCTATCATTGCCATCAACCATTTGTTGATGTTGGGGGCATTAAAAGCTATGAAAGAAATGAAGGTGCGTGTGCCTGATGATGTAGCGTTTATTGGATTTGATGATCACCCATGGAGCGAAATTAATACACCGCAACTTACAGTCGTCTCTCAGCCCGCATACGATATGGGACGACAGTCAATTCATATTTTGCGAGCGCTCGATGAAGACAAAACTGCGCGTTCTATCAAATTGCCGATGAAATTAATTATCCGAGAATCTTGCGGCACAGCCACCATGATGTAA
- a CDS encoding C40 family peptidase, whose translation MNVLKRSIIAATATFVALTASAGFATTFAATTPATNLTYTVKAGDTLYKIATAEHVSLAALESANPQITNVASIYPGETIHLPLSVYTVQPGDTLYKIAVANGVSLAAIQSANPQISNYNNLSVGQTVNIPATSTPATASSTPTASSTSPSQTATSPSSIAAERQSIVTYGESLIGTPYAWGGDTPSAGFDCSGLVEYVYQHAGITLPRESHDQATIGTPVSQSALQPGDLLFFQDTDSNASLYANHVTHVGIYIGNGAMLESSSSKGVIIVQNVFSNSYYTSHYYGARNVIG comes from the coding sequence GTGAACGTCTTGAAACGAAGCATCATCGCCGCCACCGCAACTTTTGTAGCCCTGACAGCCAGTGCAGGTTTTGCGACGACGTTCGCTGCAACCACCCCCGCAACCAATCTCACGTACACGGTGAAAGCTGGTGACACGCTTTACAAAATCGCAACCGCAGAACACGTGTCACTCGCCGCACTCGAGTCTGCCAATCCGCAGATTACGAATGTCGCAAGTATTTATCCCGGCGAGACAATTCACTTGCCACTCTCCGTGTACACCGTTCAGCCAGGCGATACCTTGTACAAAATCGCTGTCGCGAATGGCGTATCCCTTGCCGCCATCCAGTCGGCGAATCCACAAATCAGCAACTACAACAATCTCAGCGTCGGCCAAACTGTGAATATACCTGCCACCTCGACCCCAGCGACAGCTAGTAGTACACCGACGGCTAGTTCAACGAGCCCGAGCCAAACGGCCACGTCACCATCAAGCATCGCTGCAGAGCGGCAATCTATCGTCACCTACGGAGAAAGCTTGATTGGCACGCCGTACGCGTGGGGTGGAGACACGCCAAGCGCAGGCTTTGACTGCTCCGGTCTCGTCGAGTACGTCTATCAGCATGCAGGTATCACACTGCCGCGGGAATCTCATGATCAAGCCACCATCGGCACGCCAGTAAGCCAAAGCGCGTTGCAACCAGGTGACCTGCTGTTCTTTCAAGACACAGACTCCAACGCGAGCCTGTACGCAAATCACGTGACCCACGTAGGCATCTACATTGGAAATGGCGCGATGCTCGAGTCGTCGTCATCCAAAGGCGTCATCATCGTGCAAAACGTGTTCTCAAACTCCTATTACACGTCGCACTACTATGGCGCGCGAAACGTGATCGGCTAA